One segment of Rubripirellula amarantea DNA contains the following:
- a CDS encoding amidohydrolase family protein, which translates to MNEASRLIAARWILPVNGKPIRGGWIECRGQDIVALGKNNPPGKVDDLGDVAILPGLVNAHTHLEFSDFKQPVGHRGIAFDQWIAKVVQSRGQQGDVATAISQGIRESLDSGVRLIGEIATPSTVNPPPVVYPPPVDGLDMVTFAEVLGLNVERASERFAAMNDLASRVTYPGVSPHAPYSTLPKTIQRCVNWSSRFARPLAMHVAESPGERELLVSGTGPIADALKAMGVFNDALFPRCDQPFIELIDQLSKASSVLLIHGNDLREHEIDLISTHSHISVVFCPRTHDFFQFARHPVEKLLAAGVNVALGTDSRASNPDLHLWNEVRFLLRHRMDLQPAEVLKMATANGADALGRPDLGRIAPGTRPGLIGVPTTASSEPNLYRDLSEGMPIVLGRNQSSEA; encoded by the coding sequence ATGAATGAAGCATCAAGATTGATCGCGGCTCGCTGGATTTTACCGGTTAACGGCAAGCCGATCCGAGGCGGATGGATCGAGTGTCGGGGTCAAGATATTGTCGCCCTAGGCAAGAACAATCCACCTGGAAAGGTCGATGACCTGGGGGATGTGGCGATCTTACCCGGCCTCGTCAACGCACACACTCACCTCGAATTCTCGGACTTCAAGCAACCCGTTGGCCATCGCGGCATCGCATTTGATCAGTGGATCGCCAAGGTCGTGCAATCGCGAGGACAACAAGGGGACGTTGCGACTGCGATCTCGCAAGGGATTCGTGAATCGTTAGACAGCGGCGTGCGGTTGATCGGTGAAATCGCCACACCGTCCACCGTTAACCCACCACCAGTCGTTTACCCACCACCGGTCGATGGTTTGGACATGGTGACCTTCGCGGAAGTGCTAGGACTTAACGTCGAACGGGCCTCGGAACGCTTCGCCGCGATGAACGACCTGGCATCCCGAGTGACTTATCCCGGCGTCAGCCCGCACGCACCCTATTCGACTTTGCCCAAGACAATCCAGCGCTGCGTGAATTGGTCATCCCGGTTCGCACGACCGCTCGCGATGCACGTTGCAGAATCACCTGGCGAACGAGAACTCTTGGTGTCTGGCACAGGCCCCATTGCTGATGCGCTCAAGGCGATGGGAGTCTTCAACGATGCTTTATTTCCACGATGCGACCAGCCGTTCATCGAACTGATTGATCAACTTTCCAAGGCTTCGTCCGTCCTGCTGATTCACGGAAATGATCTGCGAGAACACGAGATTGACCTAATCTCCACGCACTCTCATATCAGCGTTGTGTTTTGCCCAAGAACGCATGACTTCTTTCAGTTCGCACGTCATCCGGTCGAAAAACTGTTGGCTGCTGGCGTGAACGTGGCGTTGGGTACCGATTCTCGTGCCAGCAATCCGGACCTCCATCTTTGGAACGAGGTGCGATTTCTACTGCGGCATCGGATGGACCTTCAGCCCGCTGAGGTCCTAAAGATGGCGACCGCGAATGGTGCGGATGCGTTGGGGCGACCAGACCTTGGCAGGATCGCGCCGGGGACTCGTCCCGGCTTGATCGGGGTCCCCACCACCGCGTCCTCCGAACCGAACCTCTATCGCGATTTGTCCGAAGGAATGCCCATTGTTCTGGGGCGAAACCAGTCAAGCGAAGCCTAG
- a CDS encoding 3-deoxy-D-manno-octulosonic acid transferase: MLFNLLYAALLAAVSPIVAYRMVRHGRYRRGLGEKLLGLSKTRAKQLRAGKECLWIHAVSVGEVNLLPSVVKQIESLVPDASIVISSSTDTGYDLAVQRFGAERVFFCPLDFTWAVSRTLRHLKPKQVILTELELWPNLIRLASKAGHRVKVINGRLSSRSSERYQQFGFLTRPSFERLHWVGCQDEAALARFEACGVAPSRLSVTGSIKFDNAPMEKDTPEVQELVQWSGVDPWHRVWVVGSTQDGEESMAIEIYQRLRVLNPELRLILVPRHAERFDTVASLLKKSGLNVHRRSCDGSLFSRSWDVDTVVLVDTIGELRNWWGVANIATVGGSFGSRGGQNMLEPAGYGVPVSFGPNTKNFATIADSLIEADAAVRVVDEQSLERFVRRCLSDIPAADSLGENAKAVVAKHRGAIKQTVDHLLHEKTAQQDSDEILRAA, encoded by the coding sequence ATGTTATTTAACCTGCTATACGCGGCCCTATTGGCCGCCGTCTCGCCGATCGTCGCATATCGCATGGTTCGGCACGGCCGTTACCGCCGCGGACTCGGCGAAAAGCTGCTGGGCTTGTCCAAAACGCGGGCGAAGCAGCTTCGAGCCGGCAAAGAGTGCCTATGGATCCATGCGGTCAGCGTTGGCGAAGTCAATTTGCTGCCTTCGGTGGTGAAGCAGATCGAATCGCTCGTCCCCGATGCATCGATCGTGATCAGCAGTTCCACCGACACCGGATATGACCTGGCTGTACAACGGTTCGGTGCAGAGCGAGTGTTCTTTTGCCCATTGGATTTCACCTGGGCCGTTTCGCGGACGCTTCGCCACTTGAAGCCCAAGCAGGTGATCCTGACCGAACTGGAACTTTGGCCCAACTTGATTCGGCTGGCCTCGAAAGCTGGCCATCGAGTGAAGGTGATCAATGGGCGATTGAGCAGCCGGAGTTCGGAACGCTACCAACAATTTGGGTTTCTCACGCGACCATCCTTTGAACGTTTACACTGGGTCGGTTGCCAGGACGAAGCTGCGTTAGCGAGATTTGAAGCGTGCGGCGTTGCCCCGAGCCGACTTTCCGTTACCGGTTCGATCAAGTTCGATAACGCTCCAATGGAAAAGGACACACCCGAAGTCCAGGAACTTGTTCAATGGTCGGGCGTCGATCCTTGGCATCGCGTTTGGGTCGTTGGCAGCACGCAAGACGGCGAAGAGTCAATGGCGATTGAGATCTACCAACGCCTTCGCGTCCTAAATCCTGAACTTCGTCTGATTTTGGTTCCACGCCACGCCGAACGATTTGACACCGTGGCGTCACTGTTAAAAAAGTCTGGCTTGAACGTCCATCGTCGTTCGTGCGATGGATCGCTCTTTAGTCGTTCTTGGGACGTGGATACTGTCGTTTTGGTCGACACGATAGGCGAACTTCGAAATTGGTGGGGAGTCGCCAATATCGCCACCGTCGGCGGTAGCTTTGGTAGCCGTGGCGGCCAGAACATGCTTGAACCGGCTGGATACGGCGTCCCCGTTTCGTTCGGTCCCAACACGAAGAACTTTGCGACGATAGCGGATAGCCTGATTGAAGCCGACGCCGCCGTCCGCGTCGTCGACGAGCAATCACTCGAGCGATTTGTGAGACGTTGCTTGTCTGATATCCCGGCCGCCGACTCGCTTGGCGAGAATGCGAAAGCGGTAGTTGCAAAGCATCGCGGTGCAATCAAACAAACCGTCGACCACCTTCTGCACGAAAAAACCGCTCAACAAGATTCCGATGAAATCCTGCGAGCGGCTTAA
- a CDS encoding AAA family ATPase, translating into MVSDLAKRIIANVETAIVGKRKQLVLSLVTWLSGGHVLLEDVPGVAKTMLARALARSVGCKFKRVQCTPDLLPTDVTGTSIFNQKTSEFEFRPGPVFTQILLADEINRATPRTQASLLEAMAEARVTVDGTTHKLEPPFIVIATQNPVDHEGTFPLPEAQLDRFMMRFTLGYPTMEEELRMLEMLQHVHPVDTIKPVAKASEIAAAQIAIKRVHVDPRLRQYLLQIVAQTRTHEDLALGGSPRASIALFRCSQAMAAIRGRSYVLPDDLKKIIAPVMNHRVILRPESRLRKVTTERVLDQIVNEIAVPTIDAS; encoded by the coding sequence ATGGTTAGCGATCTCGCCAAGCGAATCATCGCCAACGTCGAAACCGCAATCGTCGGCAAACGCAAACAACTTGTGCTTTCGCTGGTGACTTGGTTATCGGGCGGCCATGTCCTGCTCGAAGATGTCCCGGGAGTCGCCAAGACCATGCTGGCTCGGGCCTTAGCTCGAAGTGTTGGCTGCAAGTTCAAACGCGTTCAATGCACGCCGGATTTGTTGCCCACGGATGTTACAGGCACATCGATCTTCAACCAAAAGACTTCGGAGTTTGAATTTCGTCCCGGACCGGTCTTCACGCAAATCCTGCTCGCTGACGAAATCAATCGTGCAACGCCTCGAACCCAAGCATCGTTGCTCGAAGCGATGGCGGAAGCTCGCGTCACCGTCGACGGTACCACCCATAAGCTCGAACCACCGTTTATTGTTATCGCAACCCAAAACCCGGTGGACCATGAAGGCACGTTCCCGTTGCCGGAAGCTCAGCTAGACCGGTTCATGATGCGGTTCACGCTCGGCTATCCAACGATGGAAGAAGAACTTCGCATGCTGGAAATGCTGCAGCACGTTCATCCGGTCGATACGATCAAACCGGTCGCCAAAGCATCGGAAATTGCAGCCGCTCAAATTGCGATCAAACGAGTTCACGTCGATCCGCGTTTGCGTCAGTACCTGCTGCAGATCGTGGCTCAAACTCGGACGCACGAAGACCTAGCGCTCGGCGGTAGCCCGCGCGCCAGCATCGCGTTGTTTCGTTGTTCGCAAGCAATGGCGGCCATTCGCGGTCGTAGTTATGTCTTGCCAGACGATTTGAAAAAGATCATTGCCCCAGTGATGAACCATCGAGTGATCCTGAGGCCCGAGAGCCGACTTCGCAAAGTGACAACCGAGCGGGTCCTTGACCAGATCGTGAACGAGATCGCTGTCCCCACAATCGACGCATCCTGA
- a CDS encoding uracil-DNA glycosylase — MTSDPTQTLDPDLVLAQASALAAHLQRMGVQFLPAENPDRVGELMSHFASIEDGVDAQAASSVSPATSTVKPNDAKSAPTKPASSGPTPGPVSPASSSVQAPSRSVTAVTVAEGDYVGPRLEPAERGSILATLQAEVSGCTKCPILSSCRNQTVFGEGNPNARFVFFGEGPGADEDRTGRPFVGKAGQLLTKMISACTLSREETYILNTVKCRPPGNRNPELDEIANCRSYYQQQLSIIRPEYIVCLGAIAAQELLKSKLSVGRLRGKIHQYHTSKVLVTYHPAYLLRNPAAKKAAWDDLRLMLSDAGISV, encoded by the coding sequence ATGACTTCCGATCCGACTCAAACGCTCGATCCGGACCTCGTTTTGGCACAAGCATCAGCCCTTGCGGCACATCTGCAGCGAATGGGTGTGCAGTTTCTGCCAGCGGAAAATCCCGACCGCGTCGGAGAGCTGATGTCGCACTTCGCGAGCATCGAGGACGGCGTTGATGCTCAGGCGGCATCATCCGTTTCACCGGCGACGTCGACTGTGAAGCCGAATGATGCGAAGTCGGCTCCAACGAAGCCCGCATCTTCTGGCCCAACCCCAGGGCCCGTCTCGCCCGCTTCATCCTCGGTTCAGGCACCCTCGCGAAGTGTAACCGCTGTCACCGTTGCCGAGGGTGACTATGTGGGCCCCCGTCTTGAACCGGCCGAGCGGGGGTCGATCCTCGCGACACTTCAAGCCGAAGTCAGTGGTTGCACCAAGTGTCCGATTCTTTCGAGTTGTCGAAATCAAACGGTATTTGGCGAGGGCAACCCCAACGCGCGTTTTGTCTTTTTTGGTGAAGGTCCCGGAGCCGACGAGGATCGCACCGGTCGGCCGTTCGTCGGTAAGGCCGGACAGTTGCTCACGAAGATGATCAGTGCGTGCACGCTATCCCGGGAAGAAACCTACATCCTTAACACCGTCAAATGTCGACCACCCGGAAACCGCAATCCTGAACTCGACGAGATCGCCAACTGTCGAAGCTACTACCAACAACAACTCTCTATTATCCGGCCTGAGTACATCGTTTGCCTCGGCGCGATCGCGGCTCAGGAACTCTTGAAATCCAAACTGTCCGTCGGAAGGCTGCGAGGAAAGATCCATCAATATCACACCAGCAAAGTTCTGGTGACCTATCACCCCGCCTATTTATTGAGAAATCCGGCAGCCAAAAAAGCCGCTTGGGATGACCTGCGATTGATGCTCTCCGATGCAGGAATCAGCGTCTAA
- a CDS encoding response regulator, with product MLAAIVPALAAKMLIPHLLITDDDSALRSILREGLCRRGFNVTEASDGLEAIEVLEHSDVHICLVDFHMPRLNGLEVIRHVQTRLQPTPCVLMSADLNEQIRAEASAMRAYGVLAKPLRLSQVSDLVCGALADVYNWRP from the coding sequence GTGTTGGCAGCCATTGTCCCGGCATTGGCGGCGAAAATGCTTATCCCCCATCTGCTCATAACGGACGACGACTCTGCTCTTCGCAGTATTTTGCGAGAGGGGCTATGCCGTCGTGGATTCAATGTTACCGAAGCCAGCGACGGGCTTGAGGCAATCGAAGTGCTTGAGCATTCCGATGTTCATATCTGTCTCGTCGATTTTCACATGCCGCGGCTCAACGGTTTAGAGGTGATTCGCCACGTTCAGACGCGACTGCAACCCACCCCATGCGTCCTGATGAGCGCCGATCTGAACGAACAGATTCGCGCCGAAGCCAGCGCCATGCGAGCGTATGGAGTACTCGCCAAACCACTGCGGTTGTCGCAGGTTAGCGATTTGGTCTGCGGAGCTTTAGCGGATGTCTATAACTGGCGACCGTAG
- a CDS encoding Mur ligase family protein, whose translation MRQPISGKLSVHGHATTNSESNFDSQPQTSDRSGAMSLRQILPNSRFHAGDDVRFHGVCEKPSEVSPGELVVYRIGEVDPARLVADALARGAAGILTEQVLPCPLPQCIVGELDLAMASVFSSLRDRPDQKLLTIGVVGSAGKTTTSLLIANLFRSQKIRTAFQTDLGSSDGVLQSTEDSNLPSARELVDWMSDAVDCESQVAVVELRDDDARHGRYDCVQFDMIIVTGSTLNNDDFGPSSLSCVLDRLTPEGIVVAPVDDTRAMRVIGDAGVRSFTYGVRKSADITAKMIEQADGMSTLLVSHEDESAVMETSLCGGAMAANHAAAIAVGLLVDWPLYEICELLGKLRVVPGRQDRISRYGHASVTIDLAGNSDRCSAAMRTARAMKAGGRLWCITAIDATQDSLSLARLGGLLERFADHAIVTSMPDQKKSFLTASHAVLDGVKECAAMRLVADSTRALQWAMAEAKPADTILVMLNEPSLTAHQARTKIEAIKKMVETAWDEKEASDPRPKLKVFG comes from the coding sequence ATGCGTCAGCCAATCTCAGGCAAGCTATCTGTTCACGGTCACGCGACCACCAATTCGGAATCCAACTTCGATTCCCAACCCCAAACATCGGATCGTTCGGGGGCAATGTCTTTGCGGCAAATTTTGCCCAACTCGCGATTCCATGCCGGCGACGACGTTCGCTTTCATGGCGTTTGCGAGAAGCCGAGCGAAGTCAGTCCCGGCGAATTGGTTGTCTATCGAATCGGTGAAGTTGATCCGGCGCGACTTGTCGCCGACGCACTCGCTCGCGGCGCCGCCGGCATCCTAACCGAACAAGTTCTGCCTTGTCCTTTGCCCCAGTGCATTGTCGGCGAACTGGACTTGGCAATGGCGTCGGTCTTCTCGAGTTTGCGAGACCGACCCGATCAAAAGCTATTGACGATTGGCGTGGTTGGTTCAGCAGGCAAAACCACCACCTCGTTGCTGATTGCGAACCTGTTTCGATCCCAAAAAATTCGCACCGCTTTCCAAACGGATCTCGGTTCGTCCGATGGTGTGCTTCAATCAACAGAAGATTCAAACCTTCCCTCAGCTCGAGAATTGGTCGACTGGATGAGCGACGCGGTGGATTGCGAAAGCCAAGTCGCCGTTGTCGAACTCCGCGACGATGACGCTCGGCATGGTCGCTATGACTGCGTGCAGTTCGACATGATCATCGTGACCGGTTCGACATTGAACAACGACGACTTCGGCCCATCATCACTTTCGTGCGTGCTCGATCGACTCACACCCGAAGGTATCGTGGTGGCACCCGTGGATGACACTCGAGCCATGCGAGTGATTGGTGATGCGGGCGTTCGCAGCTTCACCTACGGCGTGCGAAAGTCGGCTGACATCACCGCAAAGATGATTGAACAGGCCGATGGAATGTCGACCTTGTTGGTGTCTCACGAAGACGAGTCCGCGGTGATGGAGACTTCACTCTGTGGCGGTGCGATGGCTGCCAACCACGCAGCAGCGATTGCAGTCGGACTCCTTGTCGATTGGCCACTCTATGAAATTTGCGAATTGCTCGGCAAATTGCGAGTCGTGCCGGGACGCCAAGACCGCATTTCACGATACGGCCATGCAAGTGTGACCATTGACTTGGCTGGTAATTCCGATCGTTGCTCGGCAGCGATGCGTACGGCGCGAGCGATGAAGGCGGGCGGACGATTGTGGTGCATCACGGCAATCGACGCCACTCAGGACTCACTCTCACTTGCTCGGTTGGGTGGGCTACTTGAACGCTTCGCCGATCATGCAATCGTGACTTCGATGCCGGACCAAAAGAAGTCGTTCTTGACGGCATCACACGCTGTTCTTGACGGGGTCAAGGAATGCGCGGCGATGCGATTGGTCGCCGATTCCACGCGTGCGTTGCAGTGGGCGATGGCCGAGGCCAAGCCGGCGGACACTATCCTGGTCATGCTCAACGAACCATCCCTGACGGCTCATCAAGCTCGCACGAAAATCGAGGCGATTAAAAAGATGGTCGAAACGGCCTGGGACGAGAAAGAAGCCAGCGACCCTCGTCCAAAGCTAAAAGTCTTTGGCTAA
- a CDS encoding DNA-3-methyladenine glycosylase: MTNLFESSERLSRDFYNRPTEIVAQDLIGKALVRWIDGAMLGGIIVETEAYLPEGDLASHSSRGKTRSNAAMFGPPGLLYVYPIHAKYCLNAVTQATGEGAAVLIRAIKPVWGIDQMKSHRRQSELNKLTRGPAMLCQALDVTRSLDGIDLTQDQRIGIFHHLSDSSTRIVSDRRVGISKSEHLSLRFLDGDSRYVSRRCRT; the protein is encoded by the coding sequence ATGACGAACCTGTTCGAATCTAGCGAGCGTCTTTCTCGCGACTTCTATAACCGCCCCACAGAAATCGTTGCCCAAGACTTGATTGGCAAAGCTCTCGTTCGTTGGATCGACGGAGCCATGTTGGGTGGAATCATTGTAGAGACGGAGGCCTATTTGCCAGAGGGCGATCTGGCGAGCCATAGTTCTCGAGGTAAAACTCGCAGCAACGCGGCGATGTTCGGACCACCGGGCTTGCTGTATGTGTATCCGATCCACGCAAAGTATTGTCTCAACGCAGTCACCCAGGCGACTGGCGAAGGGGCGGCCGTCCTGATACGCGCGATCAAGCCTGTTTGGGGAATTGACCAAATGAAGTCGCATCGCCGTCAATCGGAACTCAATAAACTCACTCGAGGTCCGGCTATGTTGTGCCAAGCTCTCGACGTTACTCGCTCGCTTGATGGTATCGATTTGACTCAGGATCAACGCATTGGGATTTTTCATCACCTCTCGGACTCATCGACACGAATCGTCTCGGACCGTCGGGTGGGAATCTCAAAGTCCGAGCATTTGTCGCTACGGTTTTTGGACGGTGATTCACGGTATGTCAGTCGCCGGTGCAGAACATAG
- a CDS encoding DUF58 domain-containing protein yields MTSQANATSANPTSASSTSANSTSAGVPKFGVIAAIAGLLLVGMVFGASLWVLAGVAAGLLIATNYALANLWSTSTIAERITDDEELKIGSLVAATVTVTNTSRLPTVWVLVEDLLARQVLDADAPALQIEGERLAVMMLWPGETKELSYKVRCHRRGYVQIGPTVLETGDMMGLFRRFRVGTQPQFVTVLPEVVALTSYEIGSRRPIGEIRMRENVMDDPTRLRGIRQWQIGDPMRSVHWAATARTGTLHSKIYEPSSIVGATIILDLHVTTNPKHHEPVRSDLAVTAAASIASSLHESNEPFGIATNGRDAADRIRTEGWMGDHRVRDAAAKAGSMNESNDRLRPIIIKPSRGPVQFKEVHRTLARLERTDGLTLAEMLVESESQLSTDTTLLVILQQATPESIASLVGLSNRGRAVAVIINTADINDYTSIAGPLIASRIPTFHLASRDAIADVCREMLLRA; encoded by the coding sequence GTGACGTCCCAAGCCAATGCGACCTCAGCAAATCCGACGTCAGCAAGTTCGACGTCAGCAAATTCGACGTCAGCGGGCGTGCCGAAGTTTGGCGTCATCGCCGCGATCGCTGGATTACTGCTAGTGGGCATGGTGTTCGGAGCCTCGCTGTGGGTGCTTGCCGGAGTCGCGGCGGGTTTGTTGATCGCGACCAACTACGCATTAGCGAACTTGTGGTCCACATCGACGATTGCCGAGCGAATCACCGATGATGAAGAACTGAAAATTGGTTCGTTGGTTGCTGCAACAGTGACGGTCACCAACACCAGTCGATTGCCCACGGTGTGGGTGTTAGTCGAGGATCTACTGGCTCGACAAGTGCTTGATGCTGATGCGCCGGCCCTGCAAATCGAAGGCGAGCGATTAGCCGTGATGATGCTTTGGCCGGGGGAAACAAAAGAACTAAGTTACAAAGTTCGATGCCATCGCCGTGGCTACGTTCAAATCGGGCCCACCGTGTTGGAAACCGGCGACATGATGGGCTTGTTTCGTCGTTTCCGCGTCGGTACGCAGCCTCAGTTCGTCACTGTTCTGCCCGAAGTTGTCGCGTTAACTTCGTATGAGATCGGTTCAAGGCGACCGATCGGTGAGATCCGTATGCGCGAGAACGTGATGGACGATCCCACGCGATTGCGAGGCATTCGGCAATGGCAAATTGGTGACCCCATGCGTAGCGTTCACTGGGCGGCGACAGCACGAACGGGAACTTTACACAGCAAGATCTACGAACCGTCATCCATCGTCGGTGCAACCATTATCCTTGACCTGCACGTCACGACGAATCCCAAACATCATGAACCCGTCCGAAGCGACTTGGCGGTTACGGCCGCTGCATCGATCGCTTCGTCGCTTCACGAATCTAACGAACCGTTTGGTATAGCAACGAATGGTCGAGACGCCGCCGATCGTATTCGGACCGAGGGTTGGATGGGCGATCACCGCGTTCGCGATGCGGCAGCCAAGGCCGGTTCGATGAACGAATCGAACGACCGACTACGCCCGATAATCATCAAACCGTCGCGCGGGCCGGTTCAGTTCAAAGAGGTGCATCGCACTTTGGCAAGACTTGAACGGACCGACGGACTGACGTTGGCAGAGATGCTGGTCGAAAGCGAATCGCAACTATCCACCGACACCACGCTGCTGGTAATTCTTCAGCAGGCGACGCCCGAATCAATTGCATCCTTGGTCGGGTTGTCCAACCGAGGACGTGCCGTCGCGGTCATTATCAACACCGCTGACATCAACGACTACACTTCGATCGCCGGGCCGCTGATCGCGTCTCGTATTCCAACGTTCCACCTAGCGTCACGCGACGCAATCGCAGACGTATGCCGCGAAATGCTACTGCGAGCCTAG
- the der gene encoding ribosome biogenesis GTPase Der — protein sequence MPVPQVAIIGRPNVGKSSLFNWLARRRLAIVDDYSGVTRDRMTTLIESNERFFELIDTGGMGVVDDDDLTDDVVRQIEHAINSADVIVFVVDVQTGLMPLDEEVVERLRGVERPVILVANKADQTHQDIGAEEFHKLGRGHMICVSTTQNRNRDELLELIVDRLPEAGAETIEEALMKVTIVGRRNVGKSTFVNTLAESDRMIVSEVPGTTRDSVDVHFEMDGQTFIAIDTPGLRKRKSQRTDLEWYGTHRAQRSVRRADVVLMFFDASETVSKVDKQLLGYVMEHHKPCIFVINKWDKLHGTVPTDRWVRYLRGQFPTLSYAPIAFITGQTGKNVKTLVNHCTMLFKQARERVSTGVLNRVLRAALEAHEPPLYQNRRPKIYYATQVATEPPTIVLVCNDPNAFGKDYRRYLLGVLRDHLSFGEVPIKLYLHKRHRNDEGPGEDQAV from the coding sequence ATGCCTGTTCCTCAAGTCGCCATCATCGGCCGTCCCAATGTCGGCAAAAGCAGCCTGTTCAATTGGCTTGCTCGCCGTCGGTTGGCGATCGTCGACGATTATTCGGGCGTGACCCGCGATCGCATGACCACACTGATCGAGAGCAATGAGCGTTTCTTTGAGCTTATTGATACCGGTGGGATGGGAGTGGTTGACGATGATGACCTTACCGACGACGTGGTTCGCCAAATTGAACATGCGATCAATTCGGCGGATGTGATTGTGTTTGTGGTCGATGTGCAAACGGGGTTGATGCCCCTAGATGAGGAGGTCGTCGAACGTCTACGTGGTGTCGAACGACCGGTGATTTTGGTTGCCAATAAAGCCGATCAAACTCACCAAGACATCGGGGCAGAAGAGTTTCATAAGCTCGGCCGGGGACACATGATCTGTGTTAGCACAACGCAGAATCGGAACCGCGACGAGTTGTTAGAGCTGATTGTCGATCGACTTCCTGAAGCCGGCGCTGAAACGATCGAAGAGGCTTTGATGAAGGTCACGATCGTTGGCCGTCGCAACGTGGGTAAGAGTACGTTCGTCAACACGCTCGCCGAATCGGATCGAATGATCGTCAGCGAAGTACCCGGAACAACGCGTGACAGCGTCGACGTTCACTTTGAAATGGACGGGCAAACGTTCATCGCTATCGACACGCCTGGTCTGCGTAAACGCAAGAGCCAGCGAACCGACTTAGAATGGTACGGCACTCACCGTGCGCAGCGCAGCGTCCGACGTGCCGATGTGGTCTTGATGTTCTTTGATGCCAGTGAGACGGTCAGCAAGGTCGACAAGCAACTGCTCGGTTATGTAATGGAGCACCACAAGCCTTGCATCTTTGTGATCAACAAATGGGACAAACTGCACGGTACGGTCCCCACCGATCGTTGGGTGCGTTACCTGCGGGGGCAATTTCCCACGCTCTCTTACGCACCGATCGCGTTCATCACCGGCCAGACGGGCAAGAACGTCAAGACGTTGGTCAATCACTGCACGATGTTGTTTAAGCAAGCTCGTGAACGAGTATCAACGGGAGTTCTGAACCGAGTCCTACGGGCCGCTTTGGAAGCGCACGAACCGCCGCTTTATCAAAACCGGCGACCCAAGATCTATTACGCTACTCAAGTTGCAACTGAACCGCCGACGATTGTGTTGGTGTGCAATGATCCCAATGCTTTCGGCAAAGACTACCGACGTTACTTGTTGGGCGTCTTGCGGGATCACCTGTCCTTTGGTGAAGTTCCGATCAAGTTGTACTTGCACAAACGACATCGCAACGATGAAGGTCCGGGTGAAGACCAAGCGGTCTAG